The Sandaracinaceae bacterium DNA segment CGCCCCCTGCGCGCTGAGGCTGTAGACGAACTCGTCGTGGCCGCCGAAGAACACGCTGCCCTCAGCGTCGACCAGCGGCCCGGAGGCGACCCCCACCTCGGCGCTCTCGGTCGGGCTCAGGAGGAACGACCAGCGGATCTCGCCCGTCTCCGCGTCGAGCGACACCACCCTCGGCTGCGGCCCGTAGACGCCCGCGATCACGTCTCCGTTCCGCCCGAGCGCGACGGGGGCGCGGACGAAGCCTCCCAGGTCGGTCCGCCAGCGACGCTCCCCGTCCCGGCTCACCGCGTGCACGTGCCCGTCGTCGGAGCCCACGAAGAGGGTCCCGTCGTCGCCGAGCGTGGGGCTCGAGCGCACGTCGTCCCCCGTGCGATACGCCCAGCGCTGCCGCCCGTCGGGGGCCACCGCGTAGAGGTGATCGTCGAGCGATCCGAGGTAGGCGGTGCCGTCCACGTCGATGACGGGGGAGGAGAGCAGGAAGAGCCCCGGCGCCTCGAACGCCCACGCGATCCGGCCATCGGAGCCGGCCGCGTGGAGGCGCGCGCCGGCCGCGAAGCGGAGCGAGCCGTCGGGCGCGAGCGCCGGGGGGCCGTCCGCGTCGCCCGAGAGCCGCGCGCGCCACCTCGTCTCGCCGGCCGGCGTGAACGCGAACAGCGCGTCCGCGTCGGAGCCCACGACGACCGCGCCGTCGTCGAGCACCAGCGCCGCGCTCCAGATCCGGGCGTGCGCGGGCGCCGTCCACCGGGCCGTCCCATCTGGCGCCACCGCATGCAGCCGC contains these protein-coding regions:
- a CDS encoding PQQ-binding-like beta-propeller repeat protein, with the protein product MALGSGRGRVVAVGAMWALALGAVALIYLHFEPEGDDGRTRELDDAPVFRAGEDVVEGPSRAELDVEAEAPSLRFYRGGRRNTGRSDLRGPRSARELWRYDVGARITAQPVVAPDGTLYVGAHDERLHAVAPDGTARWTAPAHARIWSAALVLDDGAVVVGSDADALFAFTPAGETRWRARLSGDADGPPALAPDGSLRFAAGARLHAAGSDGRIAWAFEAPGLFLLSSPVIDVDGTAYLGSLDDHLYAVAPDGRQRWAYRTGDDVRSSPTLGDDGTLFVGSDDGHVHAVSRDGERRWRTDLGGFVRAPVALGRNGDVIAGVYGPQPRVVSLDAETGEIRWSFLLSPTESAEVGVASGPLVDAEGSVFFGGHDEFVYSLSAQGALRWVHPVGGAVDASPILTADGTLVIGGDDGVLRAIGESAPGDAGAP